From a region of the Triticum aestivum cultivar Chinese Spring chromosome 7D, IWGSC CS RefSeq v2.1, whole genome shotgun sequence genome:
- the LOC123165592 gene encoding agamous-like MADS-box protein AGL80: MARKKVARKATLQYIPNDSTRRNRFKKRLKGLMKKADELAVLCDAKTCVLVYDEGKAAPKVFPSQAEAVGILNQFKSMPELGRCKEVMNQKRFISKRIDKLREQVDRTRRECEDGEIRSLLHKTMHGDLSGLVGLNIEELTKVGYKVDVLLKSISERMAKIHSQAPPPAPCVATGSIDMGSPALYPAPPQQESRLDMVSSGGDLDTLVYGGYASANFSSSGMMMQMQSIDMGFGSSPFPPIPSFVLQNHKMTTFAHQEDIVADPRCSPSIWGLVRALFLPHAQQDHIFFIMCVRGHLARQDNIMAAWPRI, from the exons ATGGCTCGCAAGAAGGTGGCTCGCAAGGCGACCCTCCAGTACATCCCCAATGACTCGACCCGGCGCAATAGATTCAAGAAGCGCCTCAAGGGCCTGATGAAGAAGGCGGACGAACTAGCCGTCCTGTGCGATGCCAAGACCTGCGTATTGGTGTACGATGAGGGCAAGGCAGCGCCGAAGGTGTTCCCTTCCCAGGCCGAGGCGGTGGGTATCCTGAATCAATTCAAAAGCATGCCGGAGTTGGGGCGCTGCAAGGAGGTGATGAACCAGAAGCGTTTCATTAGCAAGCGCATTGACAAGCTCCGGGAACAGGTCGACAGGACCCGTCGCGAGTGCGAGGACGGCGAGATCAGGTCCCTCCTTCACAAAACCATGCATGGCGACCTCTCGGGCCTCGTTGGCCTCAACATCGAGGAGCTCACCAAAGTTGGCTACAAGGTGGACGTGCTTCTCAAGAGCATTAGCGAACGCATGGCAAAAATCCATTCTCAGGCGCCGCCGCCAGCTCCATGTGTCGCCACTGGCAGCATAGACATGGGGTCTCCCGCGTTGTATCCGGCACCACCTCAGCAGGAGAGCCGACTTGACATGGTGAGCTCCGGAGGGGACCTCGACACCCTGGTCTATGGTGGCTACGCCAGCGCCAACTTCTCTAGCAGTGGTATGATGATGCAGATGCAGTCCATTGATATGGGGTTCGGTTCGAGTCCTTTCCCTCCCAT ACCGTCCTTCGTTCTTCAGAACCACAAGATGACAACATTTGCTCATCAAGAGGACATCGTGGCCGATCCAAG ATGCAGTCCTTCGATTTGGGGTTTGGTTCGAGCTCTTTTTCTCCCAC ACGCACAGCAGGACCACATTTTCTTCATCATGTGCGTCCGTGGTCATCTTGCTCGTCAAGACAACATCATGGCGGCGTGGCCAAGGATCTGA
- the LOC123165917 gene encoding uncharacterized protein: protein MATPPPPTIPDELLEEIFIRLPTPDALARASAACTSFRCVIKGRAFRRRFRTLHRPPLLGFMDVGGFYPAQAPHPSAPVAGALAPCAADFSFVPAVVSSSSYFVPPGVQDDGEGPRWRPRDVRDGRVLLDWRSFYPRSVLRWSYPEDGSRVSILMDSRELGDEERCDRPTWTKRERCNAADFHLAVCDPLSSRYVLLPTIPEDLAAQPQDRLHGFEPVLAPNTRDDGEEEPFKVICIARYMTKLVLFVLPSATMQWSMVEPPISPSLERMSCFDCVRCCFYWTKPYGWSDHLMVLDTRTLRFSTVDLLTGYHVELSDLPDECFAHRHPMAVVMGREGALEMFSLASQHGSFALYHTSLKNNSHQWKLEKIIQLPGQYHSICTIGAAEGFLFFRGAPEGIHIGNVDCYSMEVKTYEITKVCTKMENTFNPRRALPYFSFPPLLSEPTI, encoded by the coding sequence atggccacgccgccgccgccgaccatcCCCGACGAGCTCCTGGAGGAGATCTTCATCCGCCTGCCCACCCCGGACGCGCTCGCCCGCGCTTCCGCCGCCTGCACATCCTTCCGCTGCGTCATCAAAGGTCGCGCcttccgccgccgcttccgcacgcTGCATCGCCCTCCCCTCCTCGGCTTCATGGACGTGGGCGGATTCTACCCCGCCCAGGCGCCGCACCCCTCGGCCCCGGTCGCCGGCGCCCTCGCCCCCTGCGCCGCGGATTTCTCCTTCGTCCCGGCCGTCGTCTCTTCTTCCTCCTACTTCGTGCCGCCGGGCGTCCAAGACGACGGTGAAGGTCCTCGCTGGCGCCCCCGCGACGTCCGCGACGGCCGCGTTCTCCTCGACTGGAGATCCTTCTACCCCCGTTCGGTCCTGAGGTGGAGCTACCCGGAAGACGGCTCCAGAGTAAGCATCCTCATGGACTCCAGGGAGCTCGGTGACGAAGAACGCTGTGACCGCCCGACGTGGACCAAACGGGAGCGGTGCAACGCTGCCGACTTCCACCTCGCCGTCTGTGACCCCTTATCCAGCAGATACGTGTTGCTTCCAACCATACCTGAGGACCTTGCCGCCCAGCCGCAGGATCGCCTCCATGGATTCGAGCCCGTGCTTGCTCCCAACACCAGGGACGACGGCGAGGAAGAGCCCTTCAAGGTGATATGCATAGCAAGATACATGACGAAGCTTGTCCTCTTTGTGCTCCCGTCCGCAACTATGCAATGGTCTATGGTCGAGCCTCCCATTTCACCTTCGTTGGAACGCATGTCCTGTTTTGACTGCGTGCGCTGCTGCTTCTACTGGACAAAGCCTTATGGCTGGAGTGACCATTTGATGGTGCTGGACACCCGCACTTTGAGGTTTTCCACTGTCGACCTTCTCACCGGCTACCATGTGGAGCTCAGCGATCTGCCTGACGAGTGCTTTGCCCATCGACACCCAATGGCTGTTGTGATGGGCCGGGAAGGCGCCCTTGAGATGTTTTCCCTTGCAAGTCAACACGGATCCTTTGCCCTCTACCATACCTCTCTGAAGAATAATTCACATCAATGGAAGCTAGAGAAGATCATACAGCTTCCTGGGCAGTACCATTCCATTTGCACAATCGGTGCAGCTGAGGGATTCTTGTTCTTCCGAGGCGCTCCCGAAGGTATTCATATCGGGAATGTGGATTGCTACTCAATGGAGGTCAAGACTTATGAAATTACCAAAGTCTGCACAAAGATGGAGAATACCTTCAATCCCAGACGTGCCCTCCCATACTTTAGCTTCCCACCGCTGTTATCAGAACCAACTATCTGA